From the genome of Ictalurus punctatus breed USDA103 chromosome 28, Coco_2.0, whole genome shotgun sequence, one region includes:
- the chmp1b gene encoding charged multivesicular body protein 1b, whose amino-acid sequence MPNMEQNLFNLKFAAKELQRSSKKCDKEEKAEKAKVKKAIQKGNMDVARIHAENAIRQKTQSVNFLRMSARVDAVAARVQTAVTMNKVTKSMAGVVKGMDVTLKSMNLEKISALMEKFERQFETLDVQTQQMEDSMSSTTTLTTPQNQVDSLMQEMADEAGLDLNMELPQGQTGTLASSVASTEQDELSQRLAKLRDQV is encoded by the exons ATGCCGAACATGGAAC AGAATTTGTTTAACCTGAAGTTTGCAGCCAAAGAGCTACAGCGAAGCTCAAAGAAATGCGACAAGGAAGAGAAAGCAGAGAAGGCCAAAGTGAAAAAG GCGATTCAGAAAGGTAACATGGATGTGGCGCGGATCCACGCAGAGAACGCCATCAGACAGAAAACCCAGTCCGTGAACTTCCTGAGAATGAGCGCCAGGGTGGACGCCGTGGCGGCGAGAGTGCAGACCGCCGTCACCATGAACAAG GTCACTAAATCCATGGCCGGAGTGGTGAAGGGCATGGACGTGACCCTGAAGAGCATGAACCTGGAGAAG ATTTCGGCTCTGATGGAAAAATTCGAGCGCCAGTTCGAAACTCTGGACGTTCAGACGCAACAGATGGAGGACAGCATGAGCAGCACGACAACACTTACAACtccacag AACCAGGTGGACAGTTTGATGCAGGAGATGGCAGATGAAGCTGG gttggaTCTCAACATGGAGCTTCCCCAGGGACAGACAGGAACATTGGCCAGCAGCGTGGCATCTACAGAACAG gatGAACTCTCTCAGAGGCTGGCTAAGCTCAGAGATCAGGTCTGA